The following coding sequences are from one Triplophysa dalaica isolate WHDGS20190420 chromosome 12, ASM1584641v1, whole genome shotgun sequence window:
- the mrap2a gene encoding melanocortin-2 receptor accessory protein 2A, with the protein MPRLQYLNSTSVPNHNYEWSYEYYDDEEPVSFEGLKAHRYSIVIGFWVGLAVFVIFMFFVLTLLTKTGAPHPETAESYEKCMRLTSCADVLSRQREADTHAGLSRPLLDESRSLFHCYINEEEREGGRALSDAGVAAHGRACSGDSRGQVQPVGLVVQNMITETREEREAALLAHFNIPNFVNSELSSALGDEDLLLGDPPIIMEEARPRCTHHFID; encoded by the exons ATGCCGAGGCTGCAGTATTTAAACAGCACAAGCGTGCCAAACCACAATTATGAATGGAGCTACGAATACTACGACGACGAAGAGCCCGTGTCTTTCGAGGGACTTAAAGCGCATCGAT ATTCCATTGTGATCGGCTTCTGGGTGGGTCTCGCAgtatttgtcattttcatgttttttgttctcACCCTCCTCACCAAAACAGGAGCTCCACATCCAGA AACTGCAGAGTCTTACGAAAAATGCATGCGTCTCACCAGCTGTGCAGACGTCTTGAGTCGCCAACGTGAGGCAGACACCCATGCAGGTCTCTCTCGCCCTTTACTGGATGAATCTCGGTCTCTGTTTCACTGCTATATTAATGAAGAGGAACGAGAAGGGGGACGGGCCTTGAGCGATGCTGGTGTGGCCGCTCACGGACGTGCATGCAGCGGCGACTCCAGAGGACAGGTGCAGCCGGTTGGTCTTGTGGTCCAGAATATGATTACGGAGACCAGGGAAGAAAGAGAGGCTGCTCTTTTGGCTCATTTCAACATTCCTAACTTTGTGAATTCCGAACTCAGCTCTGCACTGGGGGATGAAGATTTACTGCTGGGCGATCCACCAATCATAATGGAAGAGGCTCGTCCTCGCTGTACccatcattttattgactaa